Proteins encoded by one window of Plasmodium cynomolgi strain B DNA, scaffold: 1619, whole genome shotgun sequence:
- a CDS encoding CYIR protein (putative;~vir-type antigen), translated as KKLNFFRIRELNENINELIKEKPYIINKDDCTRNFIKCPPIEVLHHKKILYDFLEYYIYLNDEWSKIKEKGEYCKYITHIFELYHKLYEEDSQWGLLRRYENELKLFSTTFTNENVLSSLISRCNIDNSLIKSFKDVKTTGMLEENHLRGRAILNRYDNSFTIIQNEYVRFLI; from the coding sequence AGaaactgaatttttttcgcattcgTGAACTTaacgaaaatataaatgaacttataaaggaaaaaccttatattattaacaaGGACGATTGCACAaggaattttataaaatgccCTCCTATAGAAGTATTACATcataagaaaatattatatgattttttagaatattatatatatctaaaTGATGAATGGtctaaaataaaagaaaaaggagaatacTGTAAATACATTACTCATATTTTCGAACTATaccataaattatatgagGAGGATAGTCAATGGGGATTATTACGCAGATATGAAAATGAATTGAAGCTTTTTAGTACTACATttacaaatgaaaatgtgTTATCTTCTTTAATATCAAGGTGTAATATTGATAATTCACTTATAAAATCATTCAAAGATGTTAAAACAACAGGCATGCTAGAAGAAAATCATTTGAGAGGACGCGCTATATTAAATCGTTATGATAATAGCTTTACCATCatacaaaatgaatatgttCGTTTTCTTAtttga